In Bacteroidales bacterium, a single genomic region encodes these proteins:
- a CDS encoding LL-diaminopimelate aminotransferase: MAQINENYFKLQAGYLFPEIGRRVREFQKEHPQANIIKMGIGDVTQPLTPAIIRAFHEGVEEMARTETFKGYGPEQGYDFLREAIAKNDYHDRGADIQADEIFVSDGSKCDTGNILEIFGHNNVIAVQDPVYPVYVDTTVMAGRTGLYLGNGYYDGIVYMPCNAENGFIPEIPAKKVDIIFLCYPNNPTGTTAGRTELKKWVDYAIKNKAVILYDSAYEAYISDPEIPHSIYEIEGAREVAIEFRSFSKTAGFTGTRCAYTVIPKNLVATTSDGTEKSLYQLWFRRHTTKFNGVSYPVQKAAAAIFTPEGKKEVRATINYYMNNAKTLRESLAKLGFQVFGGVNAPYVWVNSGRGIKSWDLFDKLLNEAHVVGTPGSGFGPSGEGYFRFSSFATHENVVEAMKRLGKLKW; encoded by the coding sequence ATGGCGCAGATAAACGAAAATTATTTCAAACTTCAGGCTGGTTACCTGTTCCCAGAAATCGGACGCCGCGTCCGTGAATTTCAGAAGGAACATCCTCAGGCAAACATCATTAAGATGGGTATCGGAGACGTTACACAACCTCTAACACCTGCAATTATACGTGCTTTTCATGAAGGAGTTGAAGAAATGGCCAGGACGGAGACTTTTAAAGGGTATGGTCCAGAGCAGGGATATGATTTTCTGCGTGAAGCAATAGCAAAAAATGACTACCACGACCGTGGAGCTGATATACAGGCTGATGAGATTTTTGTTTCGGATGGTTCAAAATGTGATACAGGTAATATCCTTGAGATCTTCGGGCACAATAATGTAATTGCTGTGCAGGATCCGGTTTACCCTGTATATGTTGATACCACAGTTATGGCCGGAAGAACCGGCCTGTATCTTGGGAATGGCTATTACGACGGAATAGTTTACATGCCCTGCAATGCTGAAAATGGTTTTATTCCCGAGATTCCCGCGAAGAAAGTTGACATTATATTCCTATGTTATCCAAATAATCCAACCGGAACAACAGCCGGCAGGACTGAGTTAAAGAAATGGGTAGATTATGCTATTAAGAATAAAGCTGTTATTCTCTATGACTCAGCATATGAGGCTTATATCTCCGATCCAGAGATTCCTCATTCAATTTATGAGATTGAAGGAGCCAGGGAGGTAGCAATTGAATTCCGCAGTTTTTCAAAGACTGCCGGTTTCACCGGAACCCGTTGCGCCTATACAGTTATACCTAAGAACCTTGTTGCAACAACATCAGATGGCACTGAAAAATCACTTTACCAGCTCTGGTTCAGAAGACATACAACAAAATTCAACGGAGTATCTTACCCTGTTCAGAAAGCAGCTGCAGCTATATTTACTCCAGAAGGGAAGAAAGAAGTCAGGGCTACGATTAATTATTACATGAACAATGCCAAAACACTTCGCGAGAGTCTTGCAAAACTTGGATTCCAGGTATTCGGCGGAGTAAATGCACCATATGTCTGGGTAAATTCAGGCAGGGGAATAAAATCGTGGGACCTTTTCGATAAACTTCTTAATGAAGCCCATGTGGTTGGAACTCCCGGATCGGGCTTTGGCCCTTCGGGTGAAGGTTACTTCAGGTTCTCATCATTCGCCACACATGAAAATGTTGTTGAGGCAATGAAAAGATTAGGAAAATTGAAGTGGTAA
- a CDS encoding pyridoxal-phosphate dependent enzyme, translating to MTLPTLADIKAAHERIRPFIHRTPVLTSNLLNEHFNCELFFKCENFQKVGAFKFRGATNAVLSLSAEEKRRGVVTHSSGNHAAALALAARMNGVKANIVMPENAPVVKKNAVAGYGAEITFCKPTQQAREENTRIIIERTGATLVHPYDNFNVICGQGTAALELLEDIKNLNIVVAPVGGGGLLSGTSTCVKGINTSIHVVAAEPLNANDAYISFTTGKIAPSVNPLTVADGLLTSLSELTFSVIRKNVDEILTAKEETIIQCMLLVWERMKIIIEPSSATVLAIIKENPEKFRGKRAGLIISGGNVDFRKLPF from the coding sequence ATGACACTTCCCACCCTTGCCGATATCAAAGCTGCACATGAAAGGATCAGACCCTTTATACACAGGACCCCGGTACTAACCTCTAACTTATTGAATGAACATTTTAACTGTGAGCTTTTTTTTAAGTGTGAGAACTTTCAGAAGGTGGGGGCATTCAAATTCAGAGGAGCAACCAATGCAGTATTGTCATTATCCGCTGAAGAGAAGCGCAGGGGAGTTGTTACGCATTCATCCGGTAATCATGCTGCTGCTCTTGCCCTTGCAGCCAGGATGAACGGAGTAAAGGCAAATATTGTAATGCCTGAAAATGCACCTGTTGTAAAGAAGAATGCAGTTGCCGGGTATGGTGCAGAGATCACATTTTGTAAACCGACACAGCAGGCCAGGGAGGAGAATACCCGCATCATAATCGAAAGAACAGGGGCAACACTGGTACACCCTTATGATAACTTCAATGTGATCTGTGGTCAGGGAACTGCGGCTCTGGAGCTATTGGAGGATATAAAAAATCTCAATATTGTTGTTGCACCGGTTGGCGGAGGAGGACTCCTTAGCGGTACATCAACATGTGTTAAGGGAATAAATACAAGCATTCATGTGGTAGCCGCAGAGCCTTTAAATGCGAATGATGCATATATCTCATTTACAACGGGTAAGATAGCACCTTCTGTTAATCCTTTAACAGTAGCTGACGGGCTGCTTACCTCCCTCAGCGAACTTACATTTTCCGTTATCAGAAAAAATGTTGATGAGATTCTTACTGCGAAAGAAGAAACAATAATTCAATGCATGCTTCTTGTATGGGAGAGGATGAAGATAATTATTGAACCATCATCGGCAACAGTGCTGGCAATAATTAAAGAGAATCCTGAAAAGTTCAGGGGGAAGAGAGCCGGACTTATAATTTCAGGAGGTAATGTCGATTTCAGGAAGCTGCCGTTCTAG
- a CDS encoding endonuclease/exonuclease/phosphatase family protein yields the protein MRKILYKILLVVNAFFAFTLLLSYLAVHINPDDFVLPAFFGLSYPYLLLINIILVIIWAMLLRFEALISLFIIILGFNHFLNYIQLFKPKGDKAATIKVMSYNVHLFNYFESKKTSGSDKRFLEFFTSQKPDILCLQEFFVMGSPAQAEAAVRNSLGGKYYSHVKVLGSGKNKYYGIATFSRYPIIKKGEIIHPASSSLTIYTDIVIQKDTFRIYNNHLQSFRLKQMERSLIEEITAENKETLGEVKSLSVSLKKGFVRRALQAQVVKDHINQSKYPVIVTGDFNDTPVSYAYRKIRNGLNDSFVNSGYGAGFTYKGNYPPNRIDYILYDNALTNSVFEIKKVKYSDHYPIVAYFRKKI from the coding sequence TTGAGAAAAATCCTTTATAAGATCCTCCTGGTTGTAAATGCTTTTTTTGCTTTTACACTCCTGTTGTCGTATCTGGCAGTTCATATAAACCCTGATGATTTTGTACTGCCGGCTTTCTTTGGACTATCATACCCCTATCTGCTTCTCATAAACATAATCCTTGTAATAATATGGGCTATGCTTTTGAGATTTGAGGCTCTTATTTCATTATTTATAATAATACTTGGATTTAATCATTTTCTGAACTACATACAACTATTTAAACCCAAGGGTGACAAGGCAGCTACCATTAAGGTGATGAGTTATAATGTTCACCTCTTTAACTACTTCGAAAGTAAAAAGACCTCCGGTTCCGATAAGCGGTTTCTTGAATTTTTCACATCACAGAAACCTGATATCCTGTGTCTGCAGGAGTTTTTTGTAATGGGCAGTCCCGCCCAGGCAGAGGCAGCTGTAAGGAATTCCCTCGGAGGGAAATACTATTCTCATGTAAAAGTTCTTGGAAGCGGTAAAAACAAATACTATGGAATTGCTACTTTCAGCCGGTATCCAATCATTAAAAAGGGTGAGATCATTCATCCGGCATCTTCAAGTCTGACAATATATACCGATATAGTAATTCAAAAAGATACTTTCAGAATATATAATAACCATCTTCAATCGTTCAGGCTGAAACAAATGGAACGATCTCTTATTGAGGAGATAACCGCCGAAAACAAAGAAACACTTGGTGAAGTTAAGAGTTTATCTGTCAGCCTTAAAAAAGGATTTGTGAGAAGGGCGCTGCAGGCACAGGTGGTTAAAGATCACATTAATCAGTCAAAGTACCCGGTTATCGTTACCGGTGACTTTAACGACACGCCGGTTTCATATGCTTACAGGAAGATCAGGAACGGACTGAATGATTCATTTGTAAATTCAGGCTATGGGGCAGGATTTACTTATAAAGGGAACTATCCCCCAAACAGAATCGACTATATTCTTTACGATAATGCACTCACGAATAGCGTTTTTGAGATCAAGAAAGTTAAGTATTCCGATCATTATCCGATAGTTGCCTACTTCAGGAAAAAGATCTAG
- a CDS encoding rhomboid family intramembrane serine protease has translation MGIWDDIKKTFRNGSNLTKLIYINIAVFILITIVAIIGFLLNNETIAESALNIFSVPSSLKSLLLRPWSLVTYMFLHKDIWHILFNMLWLYWFGKIFLEYLDQRKLVAVYLLGGLSGAVLYILSFNVFPAFEGVVAESVAIGASASVMAIVIAIAAYVPDYTVQLFLFGRVKIKYMALAIFVFTSIMDFSVNSGGKLAHIGGAFFGYFYTLNLRQGKDMGRGFNKILDFFVTLFKPRKKMKVTHKKAANEYEYNKTKAEHQARINTILDKISKGGYDSLTKEEKETLFKESQKKN, from the coding sequence ATGGGGATCTGGGACGATATTAAGAAAACTTTCAGGAACGGGAGTAACCTGACAAAATTGATATATATCAATATTGCCGTTTTTATTCTTATCACAATTGTTGCAATAATTGGATTCCTGCTTAATAATGAGACAATTGCAGAATCGGCCCTGAACATTTTCTCTGTACCTTCTTCTTTGAAAAGTCTTTTGCTGAGGCCTTGGTCATTAGTCACATACATGTTCCTCCACAAAGATATCTGGCATATCCTTTTCAACATGCTCTGGTTATACTGGTTCGGCAAAATCTTCCTCGAATACCTCGACCAGCGAAAACTTGTTGCTGTATATCTTCTTGGAGGTCTGAGTGGTGCAGTGCTGTATATCCTATCATTTAATGTTTTTCCTGCATTCGAAGGAGTAGTTGCCGAATCGGTTGCAATAGGAGCTTCAGCATCGGTAATGGCAATCGTAATTGCAATAGCTGCCTATGTACCTGATTATACTGTACAATTGTTCTTATTTGGCAGAGTAAAAATCAAATATATGGCTCTTGCTATCTTTGTTTTTACTTCAATAATGGATTTCTCAGTTAATTCCGGAGGAAAACTGGCACATATCGGAGGAGCATTTTTTGGTTACTTTTATACTCTGAACCTGAGGCAGGGGAAAGATATGGGACGTGGCTTCAATAAAATACTCGATTTTTTCGTGACACTTTTCAAACCACGAAAAAAGATGAAAGTCACACATAAGAAGGCAGCAAATGAATACGAATACAACAAGACGAAGGCTGAACATCAGGCCAGAATAAATACAATACTCGACAAAATTTCAAAAGGCGGTTACGATAGCCTGACAAAAGAAGAGAAAGAGACTCTTTTTAAGGAGAGTCAGAAAAAAAACTGA
- a CDS encoding rhomboid family intramembrane serine protease, with amino-acid sequence MNGYSRGFFDLPPVVKNIIMLNILMLLATFAAKQVLGIDLNGVLGIYFPKSEQFMPIQIITHMFMHGGFWHLFFNMYALYIFGQVLENVWGPKRFFIYYIITGLGAALIHESVIAYQYAQLAQNLSPESLQTVLEEGTKLFKQGQGFADADMLDLQMLLNTPTVGASGAIFGVLLAFGVLFPNTQLMLLFPPIPVRAKYLVAFYGALELYLAFSQPGSNIAHFAHLGGMLFGYLLIRYWRKTTNTLY; translated from the coding sequence ATGAACGGATACAGCAGAGGTTTTTTTGATTTACCCCCGGTGGTAAAAAACATAATAATGCTCAATATACTGATGCTTCTGGCAACCTTTGCTGCCAAACAGGTATTGGGAATTGATCTTAACGGTGTCCTCGGTATCTATTTCCCGAAATCAGAACAGTTCATGCCAATTCAGATTATTACCCACATGTTCATGCATGGAGGATTCTGGCATCTGTTCTTCAATATGTATGCACTGTATATATTCGGGCAGGTACTTGAAAATGTCTGGGGACCAAAACGGTTTTTTATCTATTATATAATCACAGGCCTTGGTGCTGCACTTATTCATGAATCAGTTATAGCTTATCAGTATGCTCAGCTTGCTCAAAATCTTAGTCCTGAGAGTCTTCAAACCGTTTTGGAAGAAGGAACAAAACTGTTCAAACAGGGTCAGGGATTTGCAGATGCTGATATGCTTGACCTTCAGATGCTGCTGAATACACCAACTGTAGGTGCATCAGGGGCTATATTCGGGGTTCTTCTGGCTTTTGGAGTACTCTTCCCGAATACCCAGCTGATGCTGCTTTTCCCGCCAATTCCAGTCAGAGCAAAGTACCTTGTTGCTTTCTACGGTGCACTTGAGCTTTATCTGGCATTCTCTCAGCCTGGCAGTAACATTGCACATTTTGCCCATCTCGGGGGAATGTTGTTTGGCTACCTGCTGATAAGGTACTGGAGAAAAACAACTAACACTTTATATTAA